In Fervidobacterium nodosum Rt17-B1, one genomic interval encodes:
- a CDS encoding FeoA family protein: MKLSEVPIGAIVEVKRVLPSDISPKLRAVGILPGVRIEVIKAAPMGDPRLYKVFNKTISLRDAEADLVEVELIEEIPLPATFVEPGIYKVVNILAGRIARSSLSRCGIIENETIEILPDRRVKTSVGIFDIGFGRLSKVMVTKIRDNVLKNSVTDLEE, from the coding sequence ATGAAACTCTCCGAGGTACCGATAGGTGCAATTGTAGAAGTTAAACGTGTACTCCCTTCCGATATTTCGCCAAAATTAAGGGCTGTTGGAATACTTCCAGGTGTAAGAATAGAGGTGATTAAAGCTGCACCAATGGGTGACCCAAGGCTTTACAAAGTCTTCAATAAAACTATCTCTCTAAGAGATGCTGAAGCTGATTTAGTTGAAGTTGAACTTATCGAAGAAATACCACTTCCCGCTACTTTTGTAGAGCCTGGAATTTATAAAGTTGTAAATATCCTAGCTGGTAGAATTGCAAGGTCATCTTTAAGTAGATGTGGGATAATTGAGAATGAAACTATCGAGATATTGCCTGATAGGAGAGTTAAGACTTCCGTCGGAATATTTGACATTGGTTTTGGAAGACTATCGAAAGTTATGGTAACTAAGATAAGGGATAATGTGCTTAAAAACTCTGTAACAGATTTGGAGGAGTAA
- the glnA gene encoding type I glutamate--ammonia ligase, with the protein MERKDVFKFIEENQVKFIRLQFTDINGTMKNVEIPSDELDSALDSGIMFDGSSVEGFARLHESDMYLKPDLRTVAMLPWTFDGHRSARIICDVYNDPETSFDGDPRYRLRLVEEKAKSMGFIPYAGPEVEFFILPREKGRPVFEFLDKGSYFDLLPVDIAEHIRTEVSVHLEEMGLDVETTHHEVAPSQHEVDFRYAEPLFAADNVQTVKLVIKTLAIKNNLYATFMPKPFFGVNGSGMHVHMSLFTLDGKNAFYDPDAPDGISQTMKYFLGGLIAHAREITAITNPTVNSYKRLVPGYEAPVNIAWSKGNRTALIRIPKARGKSTRLEYRAPDPSCNPYLALAVMFAAGLDGIENKIEPPAAVEENIYRMSESEKIKRGINKLPSNLKEALVEAEKSELVRKILGEHIWEKFLVLKEREWWEYTTTVTEWERTKYENI; encoded by the coding sequence ATGGAGCGAAAAGATGTTTTCAAATTTATCGAGGAAAACCAAGTAAAGTTTATAAGGCTTCAGTTCACGGATATAAACGGTACGATGAAGAATGTCGAAATACCGTCTGATGAACTTGATTCTGCTTTGGATAGTGGGATAATGTTTGATGGTTCATCAGTTGAGGGTTTTGCAAGGCTCCATGAGTCTGATATGTATCTTAAACCTGATTTGAGAACAGTTGCAATGCTTCCGTGGACTTTTGATGGACACAGAAGTGCAAGAATCATATGTGATGTTTACAATGACCCTGAAACGTCATTCGATGGAGATCCAAGGTATAGATTGAGGCTTGTTGAAGAAAAAGCTAAATCAATGGGTTTTATTCCTTATGCTGGACCCGAGGTAGAGTTTTTTATCCTACCACGTGAAAAAGGTAGACCTGTATTTGAATTTTTAGATAAAGGAAGTTATTTTGACTTATTACCTGTTGATATCGCGGAACATATAAGAACTGAAGTGTCTGTTCACCTTGAGGAAATGGGACTTGACGTTGAAACAACACACCACGAAGTTGCGCCATCTCAACATGAAGTAGATTTTAGATACGCAGAACCACTTTTTGCCGCCGATAATGTTCAAACAGTAAAGTTGGTTATAAAAACACTTGCGATTAAAAACAATTTGTATGCGACGTTTATGCCGAAACCATTTTTTGGTGTCAATGGCAGTGGTATGCATGTGCATATGAGTTTGTTTACTTTGGACGGTAAGAACGCATTTTATGACCCGGATGCACCAGATGGAATCTCTCAAACAATGAAGTATTTCCTCGGAGGATTAATTGCACATGCAAGAGAGATAACAGCTATAACTAACCCCACTGTAAATAGTTATAAAAGGCTCGTTCCAGGTTATGAAGCACCCGTGAATATTGCATGGAGTAAAGGTAACAGAACAGCGTTAATAAGAATTCCAAAAGCTCGTGGTAAATCAACAAGACTTGAGTACAGAGCCCCAGATCCATCTTGTAATCCTTACCTTGCTTTAGCTGTAATGTTTGCTGCAGGACTTGATGGAATTGAGAATAAAATAGAACCTCCTGCTGCCGTTGAGGAAAATATATATCGTATGTCTGAAAGTGAAAAAATCAAAAGAGGTATCAACAAGTTACCATCAAACTTGAAAGAAGCTTTAGTAGAAGCTGAAAAAAGTGAACTTGTTAGAAAAATTCTTGGAGAACACATATGGGAAAAATTCTTAGTTTTGAAAGAACGCGAATGGTGGGAATATACGACAACAGTGACTGAATGGGAGAGAACTAAGTACGAGAATATTTAA
- a CDS encoding YgiQ family radical SAM protein yields MFLPITMEEVQRRKWNKLDIIFVTGDAYIDHPSFGVALLGRLLESKGYKVGIIAQPVSVEDIKRLGRPNLFFGVTSGSVDSMVANYTASKKKRKSDDYTPGGINNRRPDRAVIQYVNMIKQAFKDVPIVVGGIEASLRRFAHYDWWSDKVRKSILVDSKADILVYGMGEHAVLEIAKRIETGKNLDGILGTVIWKSELDKLDESFEIVEIPPFEEVSQSKDAYNEMYKKIIHLTDPMKKIKIVQKQDTRYVIQYPPSMPLSSKELDELYLLPYERRVHPFYENLGRVKAIETVRFSITAVRGCFGNCSFCAITHHQGTHVTFRSEESILEEVKILTKMPDFRGTIVDVGGPTANMYGYTCTIREKNGQCLKSCMFPKVCKSIGREDSAIKFINLLQKIKSLPKVNHVFVGSGIRHDLILYSTDAQYIIENLVDYTSGQLKLAPEHAHPNVLKLMHKPSIELFLEFKKRFEEASRRKGQEKYVIGYFIVGHPGEGEKENLYLMEFVKKHLGYIPQQVQIFTPTPGTLSTTMYYTQKDPFTGEKIFVIKDEKTREKFKQRIIFQRRD; encoded by the coding sequence CTGTTTTTACCGATTACAATGGAAGAGGTTCAAAGGAGAAAATGGAATAAATTAGACATCATATTTGTGACGGGTGATGCGTATATCGATCACCCGTCTTTTGGTGTTGCACTACTTGGGAGATTACTTGAATCAAAAGGTTATAAAGTTGGAATAATAGCACAGCCAGTAAGTGTTGAAGATATAAAAAGGCTTGGAAGGCCTAATTTGTTTTTCGGAGTGACTTCTGGAAGTGTAGATTCTATGGTGGCAAATTATACTGCATCTAAGAAAAAAAGAAAATCAGATGATTATACACCAGGTGGCATAAACAATAGAAGACCAGATAGAGCTGTCATACAATACGTAAATATGATCAAGCAAGCTTTTAAAGATGTACCTATTGTTGTAGGTGGTATTGAGGCGAGTTTGAGAAGGTTTGCGCATTATGATTGGTGGAGTGATAAAGTTAGGAAATCTATACTTGTAGATTCTAAAGCCGATATCCTTGTTTATGGAATGGGAGAACATGCTGTACTTGAGATAGCTAAACGAATTGAAACCGGGAAAAATTTAGATGGAATACTTGGAACTGTAATATGGAAAAGTGAATTAGATAAATTAGATGAATCTTTCGAAATAGTTGAAATTCCTCCTTTTGAAGAAGTTTCGCAATCTAAAGATGCTTACAATGAAATGTACAAAAAGATAATACATTTAACTGACCCCATGAAAAAAATAAAAATCGTTCAAAAGCAAGATACGCGATATGTTATACAATATCCACCTTCCATGCCATTAAGCTCGAAGGAATTAGATGAACTTTACCTTTTGCCGTACGAGAGACGTGTTCATCCATTTTATGAAAATTTGGGAAGAGTGAAGGCAATAGAGACTGTTAGGTTTTCCATAACGGCCGTACGTGGTTGTTTTGGAAACTGTTCATTTTGTGCAATTACACATCATCAAGGTACGCATGTGACTTTTAGAAGTGAAGAATCTATATTAGAGGAAGTTAAAATTCTTACGAAAATGCCAGATTTTAGAGGAACTATAGTCGATGTTGGCGGACCAACAGCAAATATGTATGGTTATACATGTACTATAAGGGAGAAAAACGGACAATGCCTTAAAAGTTGTATGTTTCCTAAAGTTTGTAAATCTATTGGGAGAGAAGATAGCGCCATAAAATTTATAAACTTGCTCCAAAAAATAAAAAGCCTTCCAAAAGTAAATCATGTCTTTGTAGGTTCTGGAATTAGGCATGATTTAATTCTTTATTCTACAGATGCACAGTATATAATAGAAAATCTTGTGGATTATACTTCAGGACAGTTGAAACTTGCACCTGAACACGCACATCCGAACGTTTTAAAACTGATGCATAAGCCTTCAATTGAGCTTTTTCTGGAATTCAAAAAGAGATTTGAAGAGGCCTCAAGAAGGAAAGGCCAAGAAAAATACGTTATAGGTTATTTTATAGTTGGTCACCCAGGAGAAGGTGAAAAAGAAAATTTGTATTTAATGGAATTTGTAAAAAAACATCTTGGGTATATTCCACAGCAAGTGCAGATATTTACACCTACTCCCGGAACGTTGAGTACAACGATGTACTATACTCAAAAAGATCCATTCACTGGTGAGAAAATCTTCGTTATAAAAGATGAAAAGACACGTGAAAAATTTAAACAACGAATAATTTTTCAACGTAGGGACTAG